The segment AAGGGATCCTCCTTCGACGCCACCGCGAATCCCCGATCCCGAAGCTTGTCGGCGTAACCCAGGGGGAAACCGTTCGGTACGCTGACACATTTCACTTCCCGCTCCCGGAGCAGTTCGACCACGGCATCCATGAGTCCCGGATCCGCGTTGCCGGTCTTCTTCGCACGGTTCGTATAGTCCGTGAGCGATACCACTTCATCGACCTTCGACTGCGCCCGCGCACGGTCGATTTCCAGGTCGCTCATCATGATGGTCGTCCGGCCCTCCACCCGGAGAAATGTGAAAGGGTCCGGCACGAACAGCCCCGCGGCGTAGAGCATGTCGGCGTCGCGCTCGCTGTCCGCAATGAGCAGGATGGCCTCGTTACCGGGTGATGCGGTCATTCAGGTGCCTTTCGTTTTAATAAGCCGGTCGAATACGTCACAATGATATTAATGGCCTTGGTTATATTGTACAATTGTACAAGTCAATACCGGCATGGATGGCTTCTGGGCTTGTACGATCGGGATCTCTCGGGTCAATCATATGTGTAGAACCCCTGGCCGGCCTTGCGCCCGTTCATCCCGGCGGCGACCATCTGGCGCAGCAGGGGCGGGGCAGCGTAGCGGTCGGTGCGGAAGGCGTCATGTAGCACTTCCGCGATGTAGAGCGTGGTGTCCAGGCCGATGAAGTCGAGCAGCTTGAGTGGACCGAGGGGGTGGCTGCACCCCAGGACCATGCCCGCGTCGATGTCCTCCTTCGTGGCCACGCCGGATTCGACCAGGCGCACCGCGTCCAGCAGGTAGGGGATGAGGAGGTAGTTGACGATGAAGCCCGGCGTATCCTTGACCTGGATCACCTGCTTGCCCAGCGATTCGCCGAACTGCCGGGCCGTTTCTACGGTCTCCTCGCTGGTCTGCAGTCCGACGACCATTTCGATAAGTCCCATGACGGGCACGGGATTGAAGAAATGAAGGCCCAGCACCTGCTCCGGCCGGTCTGTCGCCGCGGCCAGTTCGGTGATGGAAATGGAGGAGGTGTTGCTGGCCAGGATGGCGCCGGGCGGTGCGATGCCGTCGAGGGTGCGGAAGACCTCCTGCTTGGTTTCCAGGTTCTCGGTCACCGCTTCGATCACCAGGTCGCATTCGTCGAGGTCGCCGAATTCGGTCGTACCCGTGATGCGCCCGAGCACGGCCGCCTTTTCGTTTTCCGTCATGCGTCCCTTGGAGACGTTCCGCGACAGGAGGCCGTCGATCCGACCGATGCCTCCGGCCACCAGCTCGTCGGATGCCTCGCGGACGATCGTCCGGTAACCCGCCTGGGCGCACACCTGCGTGATGCCCGATCCCATCAATCCACATCCAATGACGCCCACGGTCTCAATGGCCATGCCGGATCCTCCGGGTGCTGTACTTCAGGTTATTCGGTGCTACGCGCGACTACTCACTTCAGCGCCGCCACGGCTTCCCTGAACCGCTGGCCGCGTTCCTCGAAGTTGGTAAACATGTCGTAACTGGCACAGGCGGGCGACAGCACGACCACGTCGCCGGGCCGCGCAAGACGGGCGCTTTGCCGCACGGCGTCATTGAGCATTTCGGCGCGGACGATGACGGGCGGATGCGCATCAGCACCGGCTTTCCCGATCGCAGTCTCAATCGCGTCCGCGGTCGTGCCGATCAACACGGCTGCCCGGGCGCGCCGGACGATTTCCTTCGCCATGTCGTCGAAGGCCGTCCCCTTGTCGTACCCACCTGCGATCAGGACGACCGGCGCGTCGAATGCCCGGAGCGCCGTGACCGTCGACGCCGGCGTGGTGCAGGCCGAATCGTTGTAGTATCTCACGCCATCGATAACGGCGACCTCTTCCAGGCGGTGCTCCACGCCGCGGAACGCCTCGACCGTCGACCGGATGACCGATGGCGGGATCCCGCCCAGGCATGCGGCCGTCACCGCGGCCAGCAGGTTGACCAGGTTATGCGGACCCGGCAGCCGGAGGGCGTCCACGGGACAAATGGCGTGTTCGCCGGAACTGTCGCGGAAGACCACCTGTCCGTCCCGCACGTGGCATCCGGTCTCGACGGGACCTTCCATGCTGAACCACGCGACCCGTCCCGGGCAGAATGCCGCCCATTTACGCAGCCGCTCGTCATCGGCGTTCAGGACGACCGCGTCCTCCGGCGACTGATAGTGCACGATGTGCCGCTTGGCCTGTTCGTAGGCGTCGAAGGTCCCGTGCCAGTCCAGGTGATTGGGCGACAGGTTCGTCACCACCGCCAGGCCCGGACTTCGCCGGATCCAGGCCAGCCGGTGCAACTGGAAGCTGGAAAGCTCGAGGACCACGGGACTGCCGGCGGCCGCCTCCCCGGATTCGGCCGCCTCCCCGGATTCGGCCGCCTCGTCCTGACCGTCGACCGTACCGCCAGGACCTGCGCCTCCGCCTGGCTCTCCTGTTCCCGTGCGATCCCCTTCAATCTCGTTGAGCACGGCCCGGCCGATGTTCCCGCCCACCAGCGTATCCGGGTCGACCGCCTGGTGCAGCGCCCCGAGAAGGCGGGTCGTGGTGGTCTTTCCGTTGCTGCCCGTGATGCCGATGACCGGCCGGCGGCAGGTCTCGAAGACCAGGTTGATCTCGGTGGTCAGCGCAACGCCCCGGTCCCGCGCCAGCTGGAGAAACGGACTGTCGTCCCGGACGGCGGGCCCGACCACCACGAGGTCCGCGCCGGTGATGTCCTCCTCCCGGTGCTCCCCGAGCACGTAGCGGACCGGCCATGGATCCAGTGCGGCGATGGACTTCCGGAGGGCTTCCGCGGGCAGCAGGTCGGTGACGGTAACGTCCGCTCCCCGCGCGGCGAAATACCGCGTGGACGCGGCGCCGCCGGAGAGCACGCCGAGCCCCAGTACGGTAACCCGTTTGCCTTTGAATTCCCTTGACACCCGAAGTCCGCCCGGTTTAATATACGGCGTTGATTCGCGGGTTCAATCCGCGAAGTCCAGTCGTTCGTCGAGCGCCGTCAGAAAGGTGTTGGTTTCCGGTGCGTCGACGGTTTCAGGACCGCGCATCAACTGCACCAGGTCTTCGATCGTATCGATGTCCAGCAGGCGGAACTCGTCGAGCACCTCGTGGGTGATCCGGCGCCGCCGAAGCAGGGCGACGGTCTCCTCGAGTTCCGATCCCGAACTCCAGCGCGAGATATCGAATATGCGGTGCGGCTTGCGCATGCCGATAAGATTGTACGCGCCGTCCTGGGCCGGGACAAGCACAATATCGTGGGATGAGAGGGACTCGCGGGCTCGATCGATGACCGTTTCCTCCAGCCGGGGCATGTCGCTCCCGGAGATCAGCACGTACGGGTATCTACCGAGCAGATCCTCGAACAGGCCGAGCATCATCTCACCCAAATTCGCGCCGGACACTGCGTGGTACGGGACGTCCGGCCCGGTAATCGAGCGAAAGGCGTCCGCGTATTCGGGCTGGGACGTGGCCAGCAGGACGTCGTAGTCCCGTCCCCGGTGCGCCGCGAACCGGTCCACCAGGAACGCGCGGTACATACCGGCCGCCAGGCGATGGGCTACGTCCGGACCGAGCACATTGCCCGACCGGTCGCGGATGTCCTTGAGGCCGGCATAGCCGTTCGCCGCCGTGCCATGGACCAGCCGGGTCTTGACGTTACCGGGTTCGGGATACTTGGCGAGCAGGACGAGTGCGGTGGGCGGATAGGAAATCATTGGCCGGAAGGCATGGCTTGGCGCGATGGGAATCGCGCTCGCGATGAAGCCACTTTGGTCATGAACATCGACAAAGATAATGTAGCGGAGTACGTTCACACAAGACATCTATTGGCCCCGCCGCGGGAAGGTTCCTGCACGGTGGAAGAACTGGGCGGCGGGTTTCTGAATACCGTGCTGCGGGTCACCGCCGACGACCGATCGGTCGTGGTGAAACAGGCCCTGGACGCGTTGCGGCTCTTCCCGGACCTCAAAGTCACCACCGACCGGATCGTCTACGAGACGCGGGCCCTCCGGGTTTTGAACGGACTGTTCCCCGAGGGGACCGTTCCGGCCGTCCTGCACTTCGACGACGCGGATCGCATCCTGGTCATGTCGGATCTGGGAAAGCGCCCGTCCCTGGAATCCGAGTTGGAGCGGGGACGCGTCGATCCTGCCGTGGCGGAGCAACTCGGCGGGTTTCTTTCGACCCTGCACCGGCAGACCTGGGACGACCGGGAACTGCGCGGGCAATTCGACAACGAGGCCATGCAGGGCCTGAGGTACAAGTACTGTTTCTATTTCGTAGAAGATCCGGCGTTGAACCGAGTCGCCCGCCGGTTGGCGGAGACTTTCACGGAGACGAAGCAGACGCTGCTCCACGGCGACTTCTGGACGGCCAGCGTGATCGCCGCGGAAAAACGGGTCCGTACCTTCGACCTGGAATTCGTCAACTACGGGCACCCGGCCCAGGACGCGGGTTTCATCATGGCCCACTACCTGCTGCACGCATACAACAAACCACGGGTCGCGGACGCGGTCTTCGACGCTGTCGAACTCATTTGGAGCACTTACGCGGAGGGCATGGGCGACCTGCTGCCTGAAGCAACGGAAACGATGGCCCTTCAGCAGGCCGGTCTCGAGATGCTGTTCCGCATCGACGGGATCAACCAGGTGCGGTATATCACCGACGACGGGGTCAGGGCACGCATTCGCCAGGCCGCCCGACCCATGATGCTGGATGACGAAATAACGGTGGCGGGATTGCGCCACATTTGAACTGCATGCACGGCACATAAACACCCTCAACACAACGGGCAAGGAGCGATATCTTGGGCAGATTCAGATCACTACTCTTCATAGCGGCCGCAGTCGTAATCGGTCTGTGGATCCTCAGCGGATTCTGGGCCAACATCTTCGTCGAGGCGCTCTGGTTCGGCCAACTGGGCTTCGACGACGTGTTCTGGACGACGATCGGCGCCAAGTTCTTCACGGGACTGGTCTTCGGACTGGTCGCGCTGGTGGGCCTCGGGGCGAATGTCTACCTTGCGCGGTACTTCTCCACGCGCCTCACCGAACTTCACCTGTTCAACGAGGAGATGTCGGAACTCGAACAGCTTTTCTCCAACTCCAGGCTGATCGAGGTCGTGACGATCATCGGCATCCTGGTCATTGCCGCCATCATGGGCCTGATCGGCCTGGCCAACTGGGACGGTATGCTCCGGTTCTTCAACCAGGAGGCCTTTGGCGCCACCGATCCCATATTCAATATCGATATCGGGTTCTTCGTCTTCTCGCTGCCGATCTGGCATTTCGTCCGGTTCTGGCTGCTGCTCCTCGTCGTGGCCTCGGCCATCGCGGTCACCCTCTATTATCTCTACCGGGGCGCCGTCACCATCGAAGAGCGTGGCATACAGATCCGGTCGTACGCCCGCAACCACATCTGCGTCCTGGGCGCCATCGTCTTCCTGCTCATGGCCTGGGGCTACCGGCTCGACATGTACCGCCTGCTGTTTTCCGAGTCGGGATTCGCCTTCGGCGCGGGGTACACCGATCTGCACGCCCGGATGTACGCGCTGTGGATCATGCTCTTCGTGGCCATTGGCTGCGCCGGGCTGTTCCTGATGACGCTCCGCTCGCAGCGCCGCAACCTGCCGTTCATTGCCATCGGCGGCATGATCGTCTCGTCCCTGGTCGTCGGTTCGGTGTATCCCGGACTCGTCCAGTATTTCGTGGTGGCGCCCAACGAGTACGACCGGGAGGCGCCGTACATCCAGCACAGTATCGATTATACGCTGCAGGCATACGGCCTGGAAGGGGTCGACGAAGTGCCCTTCCAGATCCAGGAGAACCTCGGCGCGGGGGACATCCAGAACAACATCACGACCATCAACAACCTCAAGGTCCAGGACAAGCGTCCGCTCCGGCGCACGTACCAGCAGCTCCAGGAGATCCGGACCTACTACGATTTCTCCAGCGTGGACGAGGACCGGTACATGATCGACGGTCAGTACCGCCAGGTCATGCTGGCGGCCCGGGAGTTGTCCTACGCCCAGCTGCCATCGCCCACCTGGCAGAACCGGCACCTGTTCTACACCCATGGCTACGGCCTGTGCCTGAGCCCGGTGAACACCGCCACGCCCGAGGGACTGCCGGACCTCTTCGTCAAAGACATCCCGCCCGTTTCCACGAGCGACGACCTCGTCGTGCGGCGGCCGGAATTGTACTTCGGCGAGAACATGGACGCCTACGCGGTCGTGAAGACCACGCAGGAGGAGTTCGACTATCCGGAGGGCGACGAGAACAAGTTCAGCCGGTACCAGGACGACGGCGGGGTGGAGCTCAGCTCCTACTTCCGCCGCCTGGCCTTCGCCCGATATTTCAGCGAGGTCAATTTCGTCATCAGCCCGCTGATCACCGACGAAAGCCAGGTGATGTTCTACCGTCAGCTGCAGAGCCGGGTGGAGAACGTCGCGCCTTTCCTGGACTATGATCACGATCCCTACCTGGTCATCGCCAACGGCAAGCTGTACTGGATGATCGACGCCTACACGACCACGGGCTCCTATCCCTATTCGCAACGTTTCAGCGGTCTCCTGCAGATGCCGGACTCGGGCGACCTGGGCACCGGGCCGCAATCGGATATTCCCGGGCTGAATCCGCCGCCGCAGCGCAGGTTCGTACAGAACCAGCCCACGCTGCAGAACATCAACTACATCCGCAACTCGGTGAAGGTGGTCATCGACGCCTATACCGGCGAGACCGACTTCTACCTCGTGGACGAGACGGACCCGATGGTGCTGACGTACCAGAAGATCTTCCCGACGCTGTTCAAGCCGCTGAGCGAGATGCCGCAGCCGATCCGCGATCATATCCGGTATCCCCGCGACCTCTTCGCCATCCAGGCGGCCATGTACCGCATCTATCACATGCGCAATCCCCAGGTGTTCTACAACAAGGAAGACCTCTGGGCGGTGCCCCAGCAGGTATACGCGGAGCAGGAACAGCAGGTATACCCGTACTACGCCGTGATGAAGACGGCCCTGATGGAGAGGGAGGAAATGCTCCTCCTGCTGCCCTTTACGCCGGCCAACAAGGAGAACATGATCGGCTGGATGGCCGCCCATTGCGACGCGCCGCTCTACGGCCGCATCAAGGTCTACAACTTCCCGAAGCAGGAACTGGTCTACGGCCCCATGCAGATCGAGGCGCGGATCACCCAGGACGCCGACATCGCGAAGGAGCTCACCCTCTGGAACCAGGAGGGCTCCCAGGTGATCCGCGGCGACATCATCGTCGTGCCGATCCAGGAATCGCTGCTCTATATCGAGCCGCTTTACCTGCGGCAGCGGTCCACCCGGGGTGGTTTGCCCGAGCTCAAGCGCGTGATCGTCGCCTACGGCAACCGCATCGCCATGCGGGAGACGCTCGACCAGGCACTTTCGGCCATTTTCGCCTTCGACGGCGCGACCCTCGCCCTGGAGACGACGCAGACGAGCGACGGACAGGTCGTTCCGCAGCCGAGGAGTGTCACGCTGAACGATCTGGCCAGGCGGGCGGTGTCCCACTTCGACGAGGCCCAGGGCCACCTCCAGGCGGGCGACTGGTCCGAATACGGGGCTTCGCTGCAGCAGCTGGAGAACGTACTCCGGCGTCTGTCGGACGAGGCCGCCCAGCTGGAGTAGGAACGGGTCGGACGCGGACCAGGCGGACTGGGGACAGCCATGCCCGTTCAGACGCTCAGCTTTCCCAATGACCACGGCGACCAGCTTGCCGCGCGGCTCAGCCTGCCGCCCGACGGCAGGCCGGTCGCCTACGCCCTCTTCGCCCACTGCTTCACCTGCAACCGGAACCTGAACGCCGTACGGCGCATCAGCCAGGAGATGTCCGACCACGGCATGGCCGTGCTGCAGTTCGACTTCACCGGGCTCGGCGACAGCGAAGGCGACTTTTCCGATACCGGTTTCGCGTCCAACGTGGACGACCTGGTTGCCGCGGCGAGGTATCTCGCGTCCCGCCACGAGGCGCCCCGGGTGCTGATCGGGCACTCCCTCGGCGGCGCGGCCGTGCTCAAGGCGGCGGCGTCCATTCCTTCCTGCAAGGCCGTCGTGACCATCGGCGCGCCGGCCGATCCGAAGCACGTGGCCCACCTGATCGGGGATGCCCGGGAGACCATCGAACAGACCGGCCAGGCGACTGTCACGCTCGCCGGCCGTTCTTTCCTGATCAAGAAGCAGTTCCTGGAAGACCTGGAAGAGACGGGGATGGAAGAGACGATCCGTGGGTTGCGGCGCGCCCTGCTGGTGTGCCACTCCCCCATCGACCAGACGGTCGGGATCGAGAACGCCGCCCGGATCTTCCAGGCCGCCATGCATCCCAAGAGCTTCCTCTCCCTCGACAAGGCGGACCACCTGCTTTCGAACGAGGCCGATGCCTTCTACGTGGGCCGGGCCGCCGCGGCGTGGGCGACGCGGTACCTGGACGTGCCCGCCGTGGCGGACGGTGATCCCGATGCAGCGGGAAGCCAGGTGGTGGTGCGCACGGGACGGGAACACTACTATACCGAGGTCGTGGCCTCGGGCCACCGCATGACGGTGGACGAACCCGTATCGGTGGGAGGCACGGACCGGGGCGGGACGCCCTACGACCTGCTGCTCGGGGCGCTGGGTTCCTGCACGTCCATCACCCTGCGGATGTACGCCGACCGGAAGTCCTGGCCGCTGGAGGAGATCGTCGTCCGGCTCAGTCACGCGAAGATCCACGCCAGCCACTGCGAGACCTGCGAGACCACCGAGGGGAAGGTGGACCGCATCGAGCGCGAAATCGAACTGATCGGCGACCTGTCCGGTGAGCAGCAGGCCCGCCTGCTCGAAATCGCCGACCGCTGTCCCGTGCACCGGACGCTCCATTCGGAGATCCTGGTAGAGACCCGGCTATACGACCCATGAACTATCTTGCCCATCTTTATTTCGCCGAAGACACGCCTGAGTCCTGCGTGGGGAACCTGATGGCGGATTTCGTCCGGGGACCCGTGGACCGGCAGCCGTACATCGGCGCCGTCATGCGGGGCATGCGGAACCACGTGGCCGTGGACCGCTATACCGACGGCCACGACGTGGTCCGCGAGAGCAAAGCGCTCATCAGCCCCACCCGCCGCCGTTTCGCCGGGATCATCGTCGATATCTGCTACGACCATTTTCTCGCGCATAACTGGCCGCGCTTCTCGGACGAGCCGCTCTCCGCGTTCATCGAGCGGAGTTACCAGTCCCTCATCGACTATCGGGGCGACATGCCGCCGGTCCTGGCGCGGGTGATCCGGCACATGGTGAGGCACGACTGGCTGCACGGCTACCGGGAAACCGCGGGGATCGGCCGGGCGCTGGACGGTCTTTCCATGCGCGTCCGGCGGCCCAACACGCTGGCGGGTTCCGTGGAGGAACTCGAGGCCAACTACGACGAAATGGAAGGGCAGTTCCTGCGGTTCTTCCCGGACCTGGTCCGGCACATGGAGACCGGACCTGGTCAGACTCGTGAGGGGGCGCGGCCTGCACCAGCCGGCACCACGCTCGAGGGGGCGGGGGNNNNNNNNNNCACCTCGAGCTCCACCTCCCTCCCCGCCGCCCCCGTCACCTCGCTCGACGCCCGCCCCCGGGGGCGGGGGGACGATGAATAACCACTACGACGTCATCGTGGTGGGCCTGGGTGCCATGGGCTCGGCCACCTGCTACCACCTGGCCTCCCGGGGAGCGAAGGTCCTCGGGCTGGAGCGCTTCGACCTGCCCCACGCCCAGGGCAGTTCCCACGGGTACTCCCGCCACACGAAGACGGTGGTATACGTGGATACGCCCTTCGAACCTTTTATCGAGCGGTCCTTCGAGCTCTGGCGGCTGCTGGAGGGCGAAACCGGCCAGCAGATCCTGGTGACGACGGGCTACCTGCTCATGTCTGACTCCGGCTCGTGGGACCATTTGCTGGGCAAGGTCCGGCACGAAATCCTGACCTCCGACGAAGTAGCCTACCGGTATCCTCAATTCACTTTGCCGGATGACTACCACGGCCTGTACGATCCGGTCGGCGGGCTCCTGCGTCCTGAACTGGGCATCGCGAGCCACCTCATTCAGGCGCTGAGACGCGGCGCCGAAATCCACGGACGGGAAGCCGTGACCGGGTGGAAGGAGACGGCCCATAGCGTGGAGGTCGAGACCGGGCACGCCCGCTACAGCGCGGACCAGGTCGTCTTTACAGGCGGGTCCTGGACCGACCGGCTGATCGCGGACCTGGGCATCACCCTGACCGTCTCCCGCCAGCCCCTGGCCTGGGTGTGGCCCGCGCGGAACCCGGCCTCCTTCGACGTGGGCGTCCTGCCCATCTGGCAGATCCCCGCGCCCGATCACGACGGCGAATACTATGGCTTCCCCATGATGCCGGACCATCCGGGGTTCAAGCTGGCGCTGCACTCTTTCGGGGAGACGTCCGATCCCGAGCGTCTGGACCGCGAAGCCCGACCGGAAGACGAGGAGGAGGTTCGGAAGTGCCTGCGACGGTTCATTCCCGACGCGAACGGACCGCTCACGGCCATGCGGATCTGCATGTACACCCGCACGGTGGACGAACTACCCGTGCTCGACCGGCATCCGGCCCATGACCGGGTGACCGTGGGCTGCGGTTTCAGCGGGACCGGGTTCAAGTTCTCATGCACCTTCGGAGAATGGCTGGCCGAAACGGCGCTGGGGCAGCCCAACACGATCGCCAATGACACTTTCCGGTTTGAACGGTTGATCGGGGCTGCGAACACAACCTGACCCTGAACGCGACTTGTATGGCCATGCGACATGAACCACTCTAATTACCCCTCTCCCGACTAACAGGAGCGACCACCATGAATACCCGGATCACCGAAGACCAGTGGGCGGTATTCGAACGACAGGGCTACCTCCGTCTCGGCAGCGTGATGGAACCGGGCGAGCTCGAACGGCTCCAGGAGCGCATCGACGCCATCATGCTGGGCCGGGCCGATATCGACTACGGCCGGGTCATGATGCAGCTCGACCGCGACCCGGAGCGCGGGGGCGACAAGCCCGGACCGCAGTCCAGAGGACACAAGGGGGCCACGCTCTGCTACCGGAAGATCCAGGACCTGGAACTGGATCCGGTCTACCTGTCCTTCATGCGGAAGCCGGTCTTCGAGGCGATCTGCGATCGGATCTACGGTCCCAATACACCGGTAGCCTGTTTCCGGGCCATGTTCATGAACAAGCCCAGCGGCGAAGGGACGCCCCTCGTCTGGCATCAGGACCGGTGGACCGACCTGGACCGCGACCCGCTCGTCACGCTCTGGACGGCGCTCGACCCTGCCGTGGAAGCGAACGGCTGCGTGAAGATCATACCCGGTTCGCACCGCCGGCTCATCAACCCGAGCCACGGCTCCGGTTTCCTGACGGAGGAGCAGGCGGAGGTCGCCGTGGCCGAGAACGAGCCCATCAACATGGAAGTGGCCTGCGGCGAAACCGTGCTGATGCACAACTGGATGCTGCACAGTTCCGGGACGAACCGCACCGACACGGCGCGGCGCGCCTTCAGCATATGCTTCATGGACGCGGCGACGCGGTCACGGGCCGGGCACACTTTTCCCGTCATATTCGGCGAAGGGGCGCTGAGTCCCGCGCTATGATCCGTCGACATCGGCAAAACCGCCGCCGGCATCCGCCACAGAGGAACACCGGCCATTAACCTACAATTACCAGGGGATCCCTCCATATGAACTTCATAAGCAAGCGAGTCCTGACCGCCGTCTGCTCGGTGCTCATGGCCGCGTATTTCATTTCAGGCTGCGGGTCCACATCGGAGACGTCCCGGCCAAGCCTGCTCGACCAGATCAAGCAGCGGGGCACCATACGCGTCGGCGTATCGACCTTCGTCCCCTGGGCCATGCGCAACAAGCAGGGGGAACTGGTGGGCTTCGAGATCGACGTGGCCAGCCGCCTTGCGGCCGACGCCGGCCTGGAGATCGAGTTCATCCCCACGGCCTGGGACGGGATCATCCCCGGACTCCTGGCCGGCAAGTTCGACGTGATCATCGCCGGCATGTCCATCACCCCCGCGCGAAACCTGAGCGTGAATTTCACCCGGCCCTATTCCCATTCGGAGCTTCTGCTGGCCGCCAGCAGGGATGAGGCGGGCCATCTTGTCGACAGGGAGGACTACGACAGCGCCGACGTGACCATCGCAGTGCGCCGCGGCTCGACCTCGGTCCAGGCGGCGCGGAAGAACTTCCCCCAGGCGACCATCCAGCAGTTCGACGACGACATCCTCGCCTTCCAGGAAGTCCTGAACGGCAACGCCGAAGCCGTCATCGCTTCCTCGCCCAAACCGGAACACGAGGTCCTGCGCAACAGCGACCGGCTGTTCATTCCCTTCGACGAACCCCTGGACCGAGGCGCCGAGGCCATTGCGATCCGCCAGGGAGAAACGGACGCCCTGAATTTCTTCGACAACTGGATACTGCTGCGGACCGAGGACGGATGGTTGAAGGAACGGCGGGACTACTGGTTCAAGACGCTGGACTGGGAGGATGATGTAGCGCCGGACCAGTAGGTGGCGCTACGCCGGGACTGGCGCGTTGTAGGTTTTTAGGCTTCGACGCTGAGTCTTCCAGGTCGGCCGGTGTCTGATTCGCGAATAACGATTTCGACATCGCGTCCAAGGGTGATCAGAAGGCGCAGAAGCCGATCTATGGAGTACTCCCTGAAGTCTCCTCTCATCAGTCGCGACACATCGGGTTGAGACAAGCCGAGCAACTTTGCCGCCTCGACCTGCTTCAGCCTACGTTGGCGAATGATCCTGTCGATGCCCGTCACCAGTTCAGCTTTAAGTAAGTACGTTTCGGCATCCGGCAAGCCAAGATCAGCAAAGACGTTTCCGCTGCCGCGTTCGATTTTCACTCGTTGAGATTTCATTGGTTTTGGTCTCCTGCGTAATTTGCCCGATAATGTTGTGCTGCGGTCTGTAACCTGCTGGAGCCCACCCATTCAATCGGTTTGAGTATCGTTGTGTTCATTGGAAATATAGTGAATCCACCATAAATACACAATCAATTTTTTGTTTCTAATTGATTCAGTCTGACTCTTGGCCAAATTCTCGTGCTAATTGCATTGATATGAAAATCGTACCCGATGATGATGCCTGTCTCACCCAATTCCCGCTTGACATCGACCGCCCTCCTGCGTATCTGGTACAAACTCGAATCGACCGTGTAGCGCGTTCCACCGGAGCCCTG is part of the Gemmatimonadota bacterium genome and harbors:
- a CDS encoding OsmC family protein — its product is MPVQTLSFPNDHGDQLAARLSLPPDGRPVAYALFAHCFTCNRNLNAVRRISQEMSDHGMAVLQFDFTGLGDSEGDFSDTGFASNVDDLVAAARYLASRHEAPRVLIGHSLGGAAVLKAAASIPSCKAVVTIGAPADPKHVAHLIGDARETIEQTGQATVTLAGRSFLIKKQFLEDLEETGMEETIRGLRRALLVCHSPIDQTVGIENAARIFQAAMHPKSFLSLDKADHLLSNEADAFYVGRAAAAWATRYLDVPAVADGDPDAAGSQVVVRTGREHYYTEVVASGHRMTVDEPVSVGGTDRGGTPYDLLLGALGSCTSITLRMYADRKSWPLEEIVVRLSHAKIHASHCETCETTEGKVDRIEREIELIGDLSGEQQARLLEIADRCPVHRTLHSEILVETRLYDP
- a CDS encoding phytanoyl-CoA dioxygenase family protein; translation: MNTRITEDQWAVFERQGYLRLGSVMEPGELERLQERIDAIMLGRADIDYGRVMMQLDRDPERGGDKPGPQSRGHKGATLCYRKIQDLELDPVYLSFMRKPVFEAICDRIYGPNTPVACFRAMFMNKPSGEGTPLVWHQDRWTDLDRDPLVTLWTALDPAVEANGCVKIIPGSHRRLINPSHGSGFLTEEQAEVAVAENEPINMEVACGETVLMHNWMLHSSGTNRTDTARRAFSICFMDAATRSRAGHTFPVIFGEGALSPAL
- a CDS encoding XRE family transcriptional regulator, which encodes MKSQRVKIERGSGNVFADLGLPDAETYLLKAELVTGIDRIIRQRRLKQVEAAKLLGLSQPDVSRLMRGDFREYSIDRLLRLLITLGRDVEIVIRESDTGRPGRLSVEA
- the solA gene encoding N-methyl-L-tryptophan oxidase — encoded protein: MNNHYDVIVVGLGAMGSATCYHLASRGAKVLGLERFDLPHAQGSSHGYSRHTKTVVYVDTPFEPFIERSFELWRLLEGETGQQILVTTGYLLMSDSGSWDHLLGKVRHEILTSDEVAYRYPQFTLPDDYHGLYDPVGGLLRPELGIASHLIQALRRGAEIHGREAVTGWKETAHSVEVETGHARYSADQVVFTGGSWTDRLIADLGITLTVSRQPLAWVWPARNPASFDVGVLPIWQIPAPDHDGEYYGFPMMPDHPGFKLALHSFGETSDPERLDREARPEDEEEVRKCLRRFIPDANGPLTAMRICMYTRTVDELPVLDRHPAHDRVTVGCGFSGTGFKFSCTFGEWLAETALGQPNTIANDTFRFERLIGAANTT
- a CDS encoding transporter substrate-binding domain-containing protein; this encodes MAAYFISGCGSTSETSRPSLLDQIKQRGTIRVGVSTFVPWAMRNKQGELVGFEIDVASRLAADAGLEIEFIPTAWDGIIPGLLAGKFDVIIAGMSITPARNLSVNFTRPYSHSELLLAASRDEAGHLVDREDYDSADVTIAVRRGSTSVQAARKNFPQATIQQFDDDILAFQEVLNGNAEAVIASSPKPEHEVLRNSDRLFIPFDEPLDRGAEAIAIRQGETDALNFFDNWILLRTEDGWLKERRDYWFKTLDWEDDVAPDQ